The following proteins are co-located in the Anser cygnoides isolate HZ-2024a breed goose chromosome 2, Taihu_goose_T2T_genome, whole genome shotgun sequence genome:
- the PTER gene encoding phosphotriesterase-related protein, with protein sequence MPSLRGKAQTVLGLVEPDQLGYTLTHEHLSMNYSSCFCPPSPGQEPLSDGPIEMKNLFWIKQNPYSHKENLLLCQERDAVKEELLHFKAAGGGTIVENTTTGIGRDMKTLKKLAEETGVHIIAGAGFYVDSTHSSQTQAMTVEQLTDIIVGEILSGADGTNIKCGVVGEIGCSWPLTQSERRVLQATARAQSQLGCPVIIHPGRNSDAPFQIIRVLQEAGADASKTVMSHLDRTIFDAEKLLEFAKLGCYLEYDLFGTEFLHYQFHPDIDMPSDNERIARVRMLINEGYEDRILMAHDVHTKNRLMKYGGHGYSHILKNIVPKMLIRGISQDKIDKILLENPKRWLTFK encoded by the exons ATGCCTTCCCTGAGAGGAAAAGCCCAGACTGTCTTGGGCCTTGTGGAGCCGGACCAGCTCGGCTACACGTTGACTCATGAGCACTTGTCTATGAACTACAGCAGCTGTTTTTGTCCGCCTTCACCAGGCCAAGAGCCTTTGTCTGATGGGCCCATTGAGATGAAGAACTTGTTTTGGATTAAGCAGAACCCCTATAGCCACAAAGAAAACCTTCTTTTGTGTCAGGAAAGGGATGCTGTAAAGGAGGAGCTGTTGCATTTTAAAGCAGCAGGCGGCGGGACTATCGTGGAGAACACGACCACAGGAATCGGTCGGGATATGAAGACTTTGAAGAAACTCGCTGAAGAAACTGGAGTGCATATTATTGCTGGGGCTGGGTTTTATGTGGATTCCACTCACTCTTCTCAAACACAGGCTATGACAGTGGAGCAG CTTACAGACATTATTGTTGGTGAGATACTCAGCGGAGCGGATGGGACTAACATCAAGTGTGGCGTGGTGGGGGAAATAGGCTGCTCCTGGCCCCTGACCCAGAGCGAACGCAGAGTGCTCCAGGCAACCGCGCGTGCCCAGTCGCAGCTCGGGTGCCCCGTGATCATCCACCCCGGCAGGAACAGCGATGCGCCCTTCCAGATCATCCGCGTTCTGCAGGAAGCTGGGGCTGACGCTTCCAAAACTGTCATGTCTCACCTCGACAG GACTATATTTGATGCAGAGAAACTTCTGGAATTTGCTAAACTTGGATGCTATCTAGAGTATGACCTATTTGGTACGGAATTTCTTCATTACCAGTTCCATCCTGACATCGACATGCCGAGTGACAATGAAAGAATTGCAAG GGTTCGGATGCTGATCAATGAAGGCTATGAAGACAGAATTCTGATGGCTCATGATGTGCACACGAAGAATAGGTTGATGAAATACGGAGGTCATGGATATTCACATATCCTTAAAAACATAGTTCCTAAAATGCTCATTAGAGGCATCTCCCAAGATAAAATTGATAAAATACTCCTAGAAAATCCAAAGCGGTGGTTGACTTTTAAGTAA